A stretch of the Halomonas sp. BDJS001 genome encodes the following:
- a CDS encoding non-ribosomal peptide synthetase — translation MLAVSALVADRGSLQSLFSALVEAYDQSGGADDESALQYSQFIEWRASLENDDDAEEGREYWQNHQQHAEQAGVCRLPARQVNRHDVRVEHEYVTCPLGSDLAARIDSLADELQVSAEAVLQAAWWALLTRISGNECVLGGWQHDCRQDYEVMQGALGLFDKVLPVLVEGIVDSDFSSWIAHLAEQLEAHTQAQEYWSIDALPDKRHLVAGFAFSKGVSELKSAGLQWCLRALPGPSAEFELALHIDRSESGAVATLYTDPSCYSRAAAECLLGQYQTLLKAGLADPAQKLFSVPLIFPEQQQGLLSVEDNVLDMGEWSVATHIAAWAASTPDAIAIEEQGRTLSYAQLEARVNDIARWVEGQGVKRGDYVALNLPRSTDLVVLLLAVWRAGAAYLPLDPEWPVARKRRVLEDAQPALVVSAENAESEPTALALPGIRSVGLPQEVDEAGSKLSFPEPDLGEVAYLLYTSGSTGTPKGVVIEHGQLLNYVAGATKAMGLSACQRWALTGSLATDLGNTALFGALFNGARLVIAAPDDMQDGDHFARFMSAADIDALKIVPSHLEALLECEAPRLPKTLILGGEATSSALLSSIARISPECQLYNHYGPTEATVGVMVHPVSLAQDIAGPLPLTQLLPNCRYRVLDDNLHATPTGAVGELYLGGAQLARGYLNSDASAFVEDPFIAGERLYRTGDLACVLPEGGVRLIGRADDQVKLRGFRIEPAEIESMLQAQPGVKQSLVRLMGRGGDTQELVAFLIADAEVTSVEGQAQLREQLAVLLPESMLPSRFIPVEHFPRLGNGKVDTSALEALAQKTAERKTLVKPRDAVEANLCQAMAELLGRDEVGIDDDFFELGGHSLLVIKLVARIRKQFGIEIAPGVVFDHPTVAELGAALRESEHGIQEETHPSLLIE, via the coding sequence GTGCTGGCTGTTTCGGCGTTGGTGGCGGATCGCGGCAGCCTGCAGTCGCTGTTCTCGGCGTTGGTGGAGGCTTACGATCAGAGCGGAGGAGCCGATGATGAGTCGGCGCTGCAGTATTCCCAATTCATCGAGTGGCGCGCTTCTCTCGAAAACGACGATGACGCCGAAGAGGGCCGAGAGTATTGGCAAAACCACCAGCAGCATGCCGAGCAGGCAGGAGTATGTCGTTTACCCGCCAGGCAAGTTAACCGCCATGACGTGCGGGTAGAACATGAATATGTGACCTGTCCGCTCGGATCAGACTTAGCAGCGCGTATCGATAGCCTAGCAGATGAGCTTCAAGTATCCGCAGAGGCAGTATTGCAGGCGGCGTGGTGGGCGCTACTCACCAGGATTAGCGGCAACGAGTGTGTGCTGGGCGGCTGGCAACACGACTGCCGCCAGGATTACGAGGTGATGCAAGGGGCGCTTGGTCTCTTCGACAAGGTACTGCCGGTGCTAGTTGAAGGTATTGTTGATAGCGATTTCTCTAGTTGGATCGCCCATCTAGCGGAGCAGTTAGAGGCGCATACCCAAGCCCAAGAGTATTGGTCGATTGATGCGCTGCCCGATAAGCGCCACCTAGTCGCGGGGTTCGCATTTTCGAAGGGAGTGAGTGAGTTAAAGTCGGCGGGTTTGCAGTGGTGTCTGCGAGCATTGCCTGGGCCATCAGCAGAATTTGAACTTGCCTTGCACATTGACCGCAGTGAGAGCGGCGCAGTGGCAACTCTCTATACCGACCCATCATGCTATAGCCGAGCGGCGGCCGAGTGCCTGCTGGGGCAGTACCAGACACTGCTAAAGGCGGGCCTCGCCGATCCCGCACAAAAGCTATTTTCGGTGCCGCTTATTTTCCCTGAGCAACAGCAGGGATTACTGTCGGTTGAAGACAATGTGCTCGACATGGGCGAGTGGAGCGTAGCTACCCATATCGCCGCTTGGGCGGCTTCGACGCCGGATGCCATTGCCATTGAGGAGCAGGGCCGTACGCTGAGTTACGCCCAACTGGAAGCTCGCGTTAATGATATCGCGCGTTGGGTGGAGGGGCAGGGCGTCAAGCGTGGAGATTACGTAGCGCTTAATTTGCCCCGTTCCACCGATTTGGTCGTGCTGCTACTGGCAGTATGGCGTGCAGGTGCCGCCTACCTGCCGCTTGATCCAGAGTGGCCCGTAGCCCGTAAACGGCGGGTGCTTGAGGATGCCCAACCCGCACTAGTAGTAAGCGCTGAAAACGCCGAGTCGGAACCCACTGCACTGGCCCTTCCCGGCATCCGCAGTGTGGGGCTGCCACAAGAAGTGGATGAAGCGGGTAGTAAGTTGTCGTTTCCAGAGCCAGACCTCGGCGAAGTGGCTTACCTTCTCTATACCTCTGGCTCCACTGGCACGCCAAAAGGCGTGGTAATTGAGCATGGTCAACTGCTTAATTACGTCGCCGGGGCCACAAAGGCCATGGGTCTATCGGCATGCCAGCGCTGGGCATTGACCGGGTCGCTGGCTACTGATTTGGGTAATACGGCGCTGTTCGGCGCCTTGTTCAATGGAGCTCGCCTAGTGATCGCCGCACCTGACGATATGCAGGATGGCGACCACTTTGCGCGCTTTATGTCGGCGGCCGATATCGATGCACTCAAGATAGTGCCGTCCCATCTGGAGGCCCTGCTGGAGTGCGAAGCTCCCCGGTTGCCGAAAACACTGATTTTAGGCGGTGAGGCAACTTCATCTGCCTTACTTTCGAGCATCGCGCGGATCTCCCCCGAGTGCCAGCTATACAACCACTATGGCCCCACAGAAGCCACGGTGGGCGTTATGGTGCATCCAGTATCGCTGGCGCAAGATATTGCAGGCCCGTTGCCACTAACCCAGCTGCTACCGAATTGCCGCTATCGAGTACTTGACGATAACTTGCACGCGACCCCCACCGGTGCCGTAGGTGAGCTGTATCTGGGCGGCGCCCAACTGGCGCGCGGCTATCTCAATAGCGATGCTTCCGCGTTTGTCGAAGATCCCTTTATTGCCGGTGAACGTCTCTATCGCACAGGCGATCTGGCGTGCGTGCTGCCCGAGGGTGGCGTACGCCTTATTGGGCGAGCCGACGATCAGGTCAAGCTGCGTGGTTTCCGGATCGAACCGGCGGAAATCGAAAGCATGTTGCAAGCACAGCCAGGGGTTAAACAGAGCCTGGTTCGCCTGATGGGTCGGGGCGGTGATACCCAGGAACTCGTAGCGTTCCTGATCGCTGACGCCGAGGTAACGTCCGTTGAGGGCCAAGCCCAGCTTCGCGAGCAGCTGGCTGTGCTACTGCCTGAGTCCATGCTTCCTTCTCGTTTTATCCCTGTTGAGCATTTCCCGCGCCTAGGTAACGGCAAGGTAGACACCTCCGCGCTGGAAGCCTTGGCCCAAAAAACAGCGGAAAGAAAAACCTTGGTGAAGCCCCGGGATGCCGTGGAAGCCAACCTGTGTCAGGCCATGGCTGAGCTGCTTGGTCGCGATGAGGTAGGCATTGATGACGACTTCTTCGAGCTGGGTGGGCACTCCTTGCTGGTGATCAAGCTGGTGGCACGCATTCGTAAGCAGTTCGGGATCGAGATAGCCCCCGGTGTGGTGTTCGATCATCCCACCGTCGCTGAGCTGGGTGCCGCTCTACGCGAGAGTGAGCATGGGATACAGGAAGAGACACATCCTTCCTTGTTAATCGAATAA